One Agrobacterium vaccinii DNA window includes the following coding sequences:
- the cyoA gene encoding ubiquinol oxidase subunit II: protein MKIPSALLAISSLLLLSGCDLVVMNPSGDIAVQQRDLIITSTVLMLLIIVPVLALTLFFAWKYRASAKAEDYDPEWHHSTRLEMVIWSAPVAIILMLGTVTWISTHRLDPYRPIERIDQDRQVTADMKPITVEVVAMDWKWLFFYPELGIGSVNEFAAPVDVPINFKITGTTAMNSFFVPALAGQIYAMGGMQTKLHAVINKEGVYDGFSANFSGPGFSHMRFKFHGMSQQGFDQWVAKAKDGGKGFGRMEYLEFAKPSEREPVQYFANVDPELYDAILNRCVEPNKLCMRDMMHIDANGGGGKEGIDIAKALNSVVCTPLSPYGVASGPQSVPAAIEGQTFEPAALPDTKAALPSAGKSAG, encoded by the coding sequence ATGAAAATTCCATCTGCCCTCCTGGCCATTTCGTCTCTGCTGCTGTTAAGCGGCTGCGATCTCGTTGTGATGAATCCTTCGGGTGATATCGCCGTCCAGCAGCGCGACCTCATCATCACCTCCACCGTGTTGATGCTCCTCATCATCGTTCCGGTCCTTGCTCTCACGCTGTTCTTTGCGTGGAAGTACCGCGCATCCGCCAAGGCGGAGGATTACGATCCGGAATGGCACCACTCCACGCGTCTCGAAATGGTCATCTGGTCTGCGCCGGTCGCGATCATTCTGATGCTCGGCACCGTGACGTGGATTTCCACGCACCGTCTCGATCCTTACCGCCCGATCGAACGCATCGATCAGGACCGTCAGGTCACCGCCGACATGAAGCCGATCACGGTCGAAGTCGTGGCGATGGACTGGAAGTGGCTGTTCTTCTACCCGGAACTGGGCATTGGCAGCGTCAATGAATTTGCAGCGCCCGTCGATGTTCCCATCAACTTCAAGATCACCGGCACCACGGCGATGAACTCGTTCTTCGTGCCAGCGCTTGCCGGTCAGATCTACGCCATGGGCGGCATGCAGACCAAGCTTCACGCTGTGATCAACAAGGAAGGCGTCTATGACGGCTTCTCGGCCAACTTCTCCGGTCCCGGTTTCTCGCACATGCGCTTCAAGTTCCATGGCATGAGCCAGCAGGGCTTCGACCAGTGGGTTGCCAAGGCGAAGGATGGCGGCAAGGGCTTCGGTCGCATGGAGTATCTCGAATTCGCAAAGCCGAGCGAGCGCGAGCCCGTGCAGTATTTCGCCAATGTCGATCCAGAGCTTTACGACGCCATCCTCAACCGCTGCGTCGAGCCCAACAAGCTGTGCATGCGTGACATGATGCACATCGACGCCAATGGCGGCGGCGGCAAGGAAGGCATCGATATCGCAAAGGCGCTGAACTCCGTGGTCTGCACGCCGCTTTCGCCTTACGGCGTCGCGTCCGGCCCACAGTCTGTACCGGCGGCCATCGAAGGCCAGACATTCGAACCGGCAGCTCTGCCCGATACGAAGGCAGCACTGCCGTCCGCAGGCAAAAGCGCGGGCTGA
- the cyoB gene encoding cytochrome o ubiquinol oxidase subunit I, whose product MVVNTDQTSFLFGKLTWESIPFHEPILIVTFAVVALGGAAVLGALTYFRLWGYLWKEWFTSIDHKKIGIMYIILALVMLLRGFADAIMMRLQQAIASGGSEGYLNPHHYDQIFTAHGVIMIFFMAMPMITGLMNYIIPLQIGARDVSFPFLNNFSFWMTTAGAVITMISLFIGEYAQTGWLAYPPLSGIQGSPSVGVDYYIWGLQIAGVGTTLSGINLIVTIIKMRAPGMTLMRLPIFVWTSLCSNILIVASFPILTGTLALLTLDRYVGTNFFTNDLGGNPMMYVNLIWIWGHPEVYILVLPAFGIFSEIVSTFSNKRLFGYASMVYATVVITILAYVVWLHHFFTMGSGASVNAFFGITTMIISIPTGAKIFNWLFTMYKGRITFDVPMLWAMGFMITFVIGGMTGVLLAVPPADFVLHNSLFLIAHFHNTIIGGVVFGVLAGIAYWYPKAFGYRLDPFWGKLSFWFWFVGFYFAFMPLYVLGLMGVTRRLSQFEDTSLQIWFIVAAFGAFLIALGIASFLIQLVVSFLRREELRDVTGDPYGGRTLEWSTSSPPPAYNFAFTPVVHEIDAWAHMKKHNAERPVDGFIPIHMPKNTGTGVIISAISVVLGFALVWHIWWLAIVSLVAIIAVSIAHTFNYNRDYYIPVSDVTEVEAERTKLLATQA is encoded by the coding sequence ATGGTCGTCAATACCGATCAAACGTCGTTCCTTTTCGGGAAGCTGACGTGGGAATCCATCCCTTTCCATGAGCCCATTCTGATCGTGACCTTCGCGGTCGTGGCGCTCGGTGGCGCAGCCGTTCTTGGCGCGCTCACCTACTTCCGGCTCTGGGGCTATCTCTGGAAGGAATGGTTTACATCTATCGATCACAAGAAGATCGGTATCATGTACATCATTCTGGCCCTCGTCATGCTGCTGCGTGGCTTTGCCGACGCCATCATGATGCGCCTCCAGCAGGCCATCGCCTCTGGCGGTTCCGAAGGTTATCTCAACCCGCATCACTACGACCAGATTTTCACCGCCCACGGCGTGATCATGATCTTCTTCATGGCGATGCCGATGATCACCGGTCTGATGAACTATATCATTCCGTTGCAGATCGGTGCGCGTGACGTTTCCTTCCCGTTCCTAAACAACTTCTCCTTCTGGATGACCACGGCTGGTGCCGTCATCACCATGATCTCACTGTTCATCGGTGAATATGCGCAGACCGGTTGGCTGGCCTATCCGCCGCTGTCTGGTATTCAGGGAAGTCCGAGTGTGGGCGTCGACTATTATATCTGGGGCTTGCAGATCGCTGGTGTGGGAACGACGCTGTCGGGTATCAACCTGATCGTCACCATCATCAAGATGCGCGCGCCGGGCATGACGCTGATGCGCCTGCCTATCTTCGTCTGGACATCGCTGTGTTCGAACATCCTGATCGTGGCGTCCTTCCCGATCCTGACCGGCACACTCGCTCTGCTCACGCTCGACCGTTATGTTGGTACGAACTTCTTCACCAACGATCTCGGTGGCAACCCGATGATGTATGTCAACCTCATCTGGATCTGGGGTCACCCGGAAGTTTACATTCTCGTGCTGCCAGCCTTCGGCATCTTCTCCGAGATCGTGTCGACCTTCTCCAACAAGCGCCTGTTCGGTTATGCCTCGATGGTCTATGCGACGGTGGTTATTACCATTCTCGCTTACGTCGTGTGGCTGCACCACTTCTTCACCATGGGTTCGGGTGCCAGCGTCAATGCCTTCTTCGGCATCACGACGATGATCATCTCGATCCCGACGGGTGCGAAGATCTTCAACTGGCTGTTCACGATGTACAAGGGTCGCATCACCTTCGATGTGCCGATGCTGTGGGCCATGGGCTTCATGATCACCTTCGTCATCGGCGGCATGACGGGCGTTCTGCTCGCTGTTCCTCCTGCTGACTTCGTGCTGCACAACTCGCTGTTCCTGATCGCCCACTTCCACAACACGATCATTGGCGGCGTGGTCTTCGGTGTTCTGGCTGGTATCGCTTACTGGTATCCGAAGGCTTTTGGTTACCGTCTCGATCCTTTCTGGGGCAAGCTGTCCTTCTGGTTCTGGTTCGTCGGCTTCTACTTCGCCTTTATGCCGCTCTACGTGCTCGGCCTGATGGGTGTCACTCGCCGCCTCAGCCAGTTCGAAGACACGTCGCTTCAAATCTGGTTCATCGTTGCCGCCTTCGGTGCATTCCTCATCGCACTCGGTATCGCCTCCTTCCTCATCCAGCTCGTCGTCAGCTTCCTGCGACGCGAAGAGCTGCGTGATGTGACCGGCGATCCCTACGGTGGTCGTACGCTGGAATGGTCCACGTCTTCGCCGCCGCCTGCCTACAACTTCGCTTTCACGCCGGTCGTGCATGAAATCGATGCCTGGGCGCACATGAAGAAGCACAATGCGGAGCGTCCGGTCGATGGTTTCATCCCCATCCACATGCCGAAGAACACCGGCACAGGCGTCATCATCAGCGCGATCAGCGTCGTTCTCGGCTTTGCCCTGGTGTGGCACATCTGGTGGCTGGCAATCGTATCCTTGGTTGCGATCATCGCGGTCTCCATCGCCCACACCTTCAACTACAATCGCGACTATTACATCCCGGTTTCGGATGTGACGGAAGTCGAAGCAGAACGTACGAAGCTGCTGGCAACTCAGGCGTAA
- the cyoC gene encoding cytochrome o ubiquinol oxidase subunit III, which translates to MSQAPAQSANGAEKPVFYLKEDHHPENGTSIGFWLYLMSDCLIFATLFATYAVVGRSYAAGPSGADLFDLKLVAINTGFLLFSSITYGFAMLEAQKKKINTTLIWLAITGLFGLAFLGLELYEFYHLIHEGATPQRSAFLSAFFALVGTHGLHVTFGVIWLVTLMVQVKKFGLHPENMRRLTCLSMFWHFLDVIWIGVFSFVYLVGVL; encoded by the coding sequence ATGTCTCAAGCACCTGCCCAGAGCGCCAATGGCGCGGAAAAGCCGGTCTTCTACCTGAAGGAAGACCACCACCCGGAAAACGGTACATCCATCGGTTTCTGGCTGTATCTGATGAGCGACTGCCTGATCTTCGCAACGCTCTTTGCAACCTATGCCGTCGTCGGTCGCAGCTATGCGGCTGGCCCATCGGGCGCTGATCTGTTCGATCTGAAACTGGTAGCGATCAACACCGGTTTCCTTCTCTTCTCATCCATCACCTATGGCTTTGCCATGCTGGAGGCACAGAAGAAGAAGATCAACACGACGCTGATCTGGCTCGCCATTACCGGCCTGTTCGGTCTCGCCTTCCTCGGGCTGGAACTTTACGAGTTCTACCACCTGATCCACGAGGGTGCGACACCGCAGCGTTCGGCGTTCCTGTCCGCCTTCTTCGCATTGGTCGGTACGCACGGTCTGCACGTCACTTTTGGCGTCATCTGGCTGGTGACGCTCATGGTGCAGGTCAAGAAGTTCGGTCTGCATCCTGAAAACATGCGCCGCCTGACGTGCCTGTCCATGTTCTGGCACTTCCTCGACGTGATCTGGATCGGCGTCTTTTCCTTTGTCTATCTGGTTGGAGTTCTGTGA
- a CDS encoding MFS transporter produces MSYTDTSYTDHNGRKGQPTTPVAVDPDRITIAVILARMTEFFDFFVYAIASALVFPHVFFSFVDPLTATLYSFAVFSLAFIARPIGSLLFLQVDRKFGRAVKLTLALFTLCGSTMAISFLPSYADAGMLAPLLLALFRIGQGIGLGGAWDGLVSLLAMNAPEKQRGWYAMMPQLGAAMGFGLASAFFIIFTTQLSNPEFLAWGWRFPFFVALALNVLALFARLRMIVTPEFQTMLQQHELEPKPMFEMLRNQSRVVLTGAFVPLASFALFHLVTVFPLSWVSLNTNQRVSDFLFVQFVSAIIAGGMIVVSGVLSDKIGRRKLIGIAACLIAVFSFIAPVLLSSGDIGRYLFVLIGFALLGLSFGQSGGALASRFSREYRYTGASLTSDISWLIGAGFAPLVALGFSSKFGLFAVGIYLLSGALCTIVALYFSRTLDMPAD; encoded by the coding sequence ATGAGCTACACCGATACGTCCTATACGGACCACAATGGGCGCAAAGGCCAACCGACAACGCCGGTGGCTGTAGACCCGGATCGCATTACGATCGCGGTTATTCTCGCCAGAATGACGGAATTCTTCGACTTTTTCGTCTATGCCATCGCATCTGCGCTGGTCTTCCCTCACGTCTTCTTCTCCTTCGTCGATCCGCTGACCGCAACACTTTATTCCTTCGCCGTCTTCTCGCTTGCGTTCATTGCACGGCCCATCGGTTCCCTGCTTTTCCTTCAGGTTGACCGCAAATTCGGCCGCGCCGTCAAACTGACACTCGCGCTCTTCACTCTCTGTGGCTCCACCATGGCCATCAGCTTCCTGCCCTCCTATGCGGATGCAGGCATGCTCGCGCCTCTTCTTCTGGCTTTGTTCCGTATCGGCCAGGGCATTGGCCTGGGTGGCGCGTGGGATGGCTTGGTATCGTTGCTTGCCATGAATGCGCCGGAGAAGCAGCGCGGCTGGTATGCGATGATGCCGCAATTGGGTGCAGCCATGGGCTTTGGCTTGGCAAGCGCCTTCTTCATCATCTTCACCACGCAGCTGTCCAACCCGGAGTTCCTCGCCTGGGGCTGGCGCTTCCCGTTCTTCGTCGCACTCGCGCTCAACGTTCTGGCACTGTTTGCCCGGCTGCGCATGATCGTGACGCCAGAGTTCCAGACCATGCTGCAACAGCATGAGTTGGAGCCGAAGCCGATGTTCGAGATGCTGCGCAACCAATCACGCGTGGTTCTGACAGGTGCCTTCGTGCCGCTGGCAAGCTTTGCACTCTTCCACCTCGTCACGGTGTTTCCGCTTAGCTGGGTATCGCTCAACACGAACCAGAGGGTATCAGACTTTCTGTTCGTGCAGTTCGTCAGCGCCATTATCGCTGGCGGCATGATTGTCGTTTCCGGCGTGCTCTCGGATAAAATCGGTCGTCGCAAGCTGATCGGTATCGCGGCCTGTCTTATCGCGGTTTTCAGCTTCATAGCGCCGGTTCTGTTGTCATCTGGCGATATCGGCCGTTATCTCTTCGTCCTTATCGGCTTTGCTCTGCTTGGTCTTTCCTTCGGACAGTCGGGTGGAGCCCTCGCCTCCAGGTTCAGCCGCGAGTACCGCTATACCGGCGCGTCACTGACGTCTGATATTTCGTGGCTGATCGGTGCAGGATTTGCACCGCTCGTGGCGCTCGGCTTCTCGTCCAAGTTCGGCCTGTTTGCGGTGGGCATCTATCTTCTGTCCGGCGCGCTCTGCACCATCGTCGCGCTCTACTTCAGCCGAACACTGGACATGCCGGCGGACTAA
- the cyoD gene encoding cytochrome o ubiquinol oxidase subunit IV yields MSANTHDHSHDHGHAHTHGDDHHHDSGEDHGSFKSYMIGFILSVILTAIPFWLVMGDVLESRTTTVIVIMIFGVIQVFVHMIYFLHMNTKSQGGWTFMSLLFTLVVVMITLVGSLWVMYNMNKNMMPTMTMEQMRNMP; encoded by the coding sequence ATGAGTGCAAACACACACGACCATAGCCACGATCACGGTCATGCACACACACATGGCGACGATCACCACCACGATAGCGGCGAAGATCACGGCTCCTTCAAGAGCTACATGATCGGCTTCATCCTCTCGGTCATCCTGACGGCGATTCCGTTCTGGCTGGTCATGGGCGATGTTCTCGAAAGCCGTACCACCACTGTCATCGTCATCATGATCTTCGGCGTGATTCAGGTGTTCGTGCACATGATCTACTTCCTGCACATGAACACCAAGTCGCAGGGCGGCTGGACCTTCATGTCGCTGCTGTTCACGCTTGTTGTGGTAATGATCACGCTCGTCGGCTCGCTCTGGGTCATGTACAACATGAACAAGAACATGATGCCGACCATGACCATGGAGCAGATGCGCAACATGCCGTAA
- a CDS encoding CoA-acylating methylmalonate-semialdehyde dehydrogenase has protein sequence MKQIGHFIDGKHVAGTSGRTSNVYNPATGEVQATLSLASDAEILAAVESAKAAQPKWAATNPQRRARVFFKFVELLNQNMDELATLLSSEHGKTVEDSKGDIIRGLEVCEFVCGIPHLSKGEFSEGAGPAIDMYSIRQPVGIGAGITPFNFPGMIPMWMFAPAIACGNAFILKPSERDPSLPIRLAELMIEAGLPAGILNVINGDKSAVDGILTNPDIGAISFVGSTPIARYVYGTAAMNGKRAQCFGGAKNHMIIMPDADLDQAVSALMGAGYGSAGERCMAVSVAVPVGDETANRLVEKLIPQIEALKIGPYTDDKADMGPLITKEAQTRVQGLIDSGVEQGAKLLVDGRNFKLQGYEDGYFVGGCLFDHVTTDMDIYKQEIFGPVLSVVRAKNYEDALDLPMKHEYGNGVAIFTRDGDAARDFASRINIGMIGINVPIPVPLAYHSFGGWKASSFGDLNQHGTDSIKFWTKTKTVTARWPSGIKSGAEFVMPTMK, from the coding sequence ATGAAGCAGATCGGCCATTTCATCGACGGCAAGCATGTTGCTGGCACCAGCGGCCGCACATCCAATGTCTACAATCCGGCAACGGGCGAAGTGCAGGCGACGCTTTCTCTGGCTAGCGATGCGGAAATTCTGGCCGCCGTCGAGAGCGCCAAGGCCGCCCAGCCGAAATGGGCAGCGACCAATCCGCAGCGCCGTGCGCGCGTGTTCTTCAAATTTGTTGAGCTGCTGAACCAGAACATGGATGAGCTGGCCACGCTGCTCTCCAGCGAACACGGCAAGACGGTGGAAGATTCAAAGGGCGATATCATTCGCGGTCTTGAAGTCTGCGAATTCGTCTGTGGCATTCCGCATCTCTCCAAAGGTGAGTTCAGCGAAGGTGCTGGCCCTGCCATCGATATGTATTCCATCCGCCAGCCGGTTGGCATCGGCGCTGGCATTACGCCGTTCAACTTCCCCGGCATGATCCCGATGTGGATGTTTGCGCCAGCCATTGCCTGCGGCAACGCCTTCATCCTAAAGCCTTCCGAGCGCGATCCATCGCTCCCGATCCGTCTTGCAGAACTGATGATAGAAGCTGGTCTTCCCGCTGGCATCCTCAATGTCATCAATGGCGACAAAAGCGCGGTTGACGGCATTCTGACCAACCCGGATATTGGCGCGATCTCGTTTGTCGGCTCCACACCGATCGCCCGCTATGTTTATGGCACGGCAGCGATGAACGGCAAGCGCGCTCAGTGCTTCGGTGGCGCGAAGAACCACATGATCATCATGCCGGATGCCGATCTCGATCAGGCCGTCAGTGCCCTGATGGGTGCCGGTTACGGTTCCGCTGGCGAGCGCTGCATGGCGGTGTCCGTTGCTGTTCCCGTGGGCGACGAGACAGCTAACCGTCTGGTGGAAAAGCTTATTCCACAGATCGAAGCACTGAAAATCGGCCCTTATACCGATGACAAGGCTGATATGGGCCCGTTGATCACCAAGGAAGCTCAGACCCGCGTTCAAGGCTTGATCGATAGCGGTGTGGAACAGGGTGCGAAGCTTCTTGTCGATGGCCGCAACTTCAAGCTTCAGGGCTATGAAGACGGCTATTTCGTCGGCGGCTGCCTGTTCGACCACGTCACCACCGACATGGACATCTACAAGCAGGAAATCTTTGGACCCGTTCTCTCGGTCGTTCGTGCCAAGAACTATGAGGACGCGCTCGATCTGCCGATGAAGCATGAATACGGCAACGGCGTTGCGATCTTCACCCGCGATGGTGATGCGGCCCGCGATTTTGCCAGCCGCATTAATATCGGCATGATCGGTATCAACGTTCCGATCCCGGTTCCGCTGGCCTACCACTCCTTCGGCGGCTGGAAGGCTTCGAGCTTCGGCGATCTCAACCAGCACGGCACAGATTCGATCAAGTTCTGGACGAAGACCAAGACGGTCACGGCACGCTGGCCTTCGGGCATCAAGAGCGGTGCTGAATTCGTCATGCCGACGATGAAGTAA
- the upp gene encoding uracil phosphoribosyltransferase, which translates to MDGVTVIAHPLVQHKLTIMRKKETSTAGFRRLLREISTLLCYEVTRDLEMTMETIETPMQTIDAPVLEGKKLVFASILRAGNGLLEGMLELVPSARVSHIGVYRDHDTLEAVEYFFKAPDNLDARLIIVVDPMLATGNSSIAAVDKLKERGAKNMRFLCLLAAPEGIKNFREAHPDVPIFTASIDSHLNEQGYIMPGLGDAGDRMYGTK; encoded by the coding sequence ATGGACGGCGTCACCGTTATCGCTCATCCCCTCGTGCAGCACAAACTCACCATCATGCGCAAGAAGGAAACCTCGACCGCCGGTTTCCGCCGTCTGCTGCGGGAAATCTCGACGCTGCTGTGTTACGAGGTCACGCGCGATCTGGAAATGACGATGGAGACCATCGAAACGCCGATGCAGACCATCGACGCGCCGGTTCTGGAAGGCAAGAAGCTAGTCTTCGCCTCCATCCTGCGCGCTGGTAACGGCCTGCTGGAAGGCATGCTGGAGCTCGTGCCATCTGCCCGCGTCTCGCATATCGGTGTGTACCGTGATCACGATACGCTGGAAGCGGTGGAATATTTCTTCAAGGCACCCGATAATCTCGATGCACGCCTGATCATCGTTGTCGATCCGATGCTGGCAACCGGCAACTCCTCCATCGCTGCCGTGGACAAATTGAAGGAACGCGGCGCAAAGAACATGCGCTTCCTCTGCCTGCTCGCCGCTCCCGAAGGCATCAAGAATTTCCGTGAAGCGCACCCTGACGTGCCGATCTTCACGGCCTCGATCGACAGCCATTTGAACGAACAGGGCTACATCATGCCCGGTCTCGGTGACGCGGGTGACCGCATGTACGGCACGAAATAA
- a CDS encoding phosphopentomutase: MARAFLLVLDSFGVGGAPDAEQYGDLGSNTLGHIAEFCAAGAADRAGLRSGPLKLPNMSALGLLNIAQLSSSEAPAGMEPPERIYGIHGCANEVSKGKDTPSGHWEIAGTPVRFDWGYFPTEGEAFSPELVAAICEEGHVPGIFGNCHASGTDIIARFGAEHIRTGKPICYTSSDSVLQIAAHETHFGLERLIALCQTVRKIVDPLNIGRVIARPFVGETAATFERTGNRRDFSVLPPEPTLLDRLVERDRKVLAIGKIGDIYAHQGVTRVIKANGNDALMDATLQAMEEAEDGDLVFTNFVDFDMIYGHRRDVAGYAAALEAFDARLPEIHRKMQPGDMAILTADHGCDPTWRGTDHTRERVPIMAFGPGIRERNIGIRSSFADIGESIASHLSIPTGRHGRSFM, translated from the coding sequence ATGGCACGGGCTTTTCTCCTCGTTCTGGATTCCTTCGGTGTCGGTGGCGCGCCGGATGCCGAGCAATATGGCGATCTCGGCTCCAATACGCTGGGCCACATCGCCGAGTTCTGCGCCGCTGGTGCTGCGGATCGCGCGGGCCTGCGCTCCGGGCCGCTGAAATTGCCGAACATGTCGGCGCTCGGCCTTTTGAACATCGCCCAGCTTTCCAGCAGTGAGGCGCCAGCGGGCATGGAGCCGCCCGAACGCATCTATGGCATCCACGGCTGCGCCAACGAGGTCTCGAAGGGCAAGGACACGCCATCTGGCCATTGGGAAATTGCAGGCACGCCGGTGCGTTTCGATTGGGGTTATTTCCCGACGGAAGGCGAGGCCTTTTCGCCCGAACTGGTTGCTGCCATTTGCGAAGAGGGTCATGTCCCCGGCATTTTCGGCAACTGCCACGCATCCGGCACGGACATCATCGCCCGGTTTGGTGCAGAGCATATCAGGACCGGAAAGCCGATTTGCTATACCTCATCGGATTCCGTGTTGCAGATTGCAGCGCACGAGACGCATTTCGGGCTGGAACGATTGATCGCCCTTTGCCAGACCGTCCGAAAGATAGTCGATCCGCTTAATATTGGCCGCGTCATTGCCCGGCCCTTTGTCGGTGAAACCGCCGCGACCTTTGAGCGGACCGGCAACCGCCGCGATTTTTCCGTTCTGCCACCGGAGCCGACTTTGCTCGACCGCCTGGTAGAGAGGGACCGCAAGGTGCTCGCCATCGGCAAGATCGGCGATATCTACGCCCATCAGGGCGTTACCCGCGTCATCAAGGCCAATGGCAATGACGCGCTGATGGATGCGACATTGCAGGCGATGGAAGAGGCCGAAGACGGCGATCTCGTCTTTACCAATTTCGTCGATTTCGACATGATCTACGGCCACCGCCGCGATGTGGCGGGTTATGCGGCAGCTCTCGAAGCCTTCGATGCGCGTCTGCCGGAAATTCACCGCAAGATGCAGCCCGGAGATATGGCCATCCTCACCGCCGACCATGGTTGCGACCCGACATGGCGCGGCACCGACCACACCCGAGAGCGCGTGCCGATCATGGCCTTCGGTCCCGGCATTCGAGAACGCAATATCGGGATCCGCTCATCCTTTGCCGATATCGGCGAAAGCATCGCGTCCCATCTCAGCATACCCACGGGCCGCCACGGCAGGAGTTTCATGTGA
- a CDS encoding SURF1 family protein, with product MTIQNETASRKGIRPAAIVVIFMTIVLTGCLLALGTWQVNRLAWKRDLIAHVEERAHAAPVEAPVASEWPTLTDPSRYEYRRVHLSGTFRHQDEVQIYTVSDLGPGYWVLTPLQRDDGSSVIVNRGFVPTDKREPSARPQGEVEGRVDVVGLMRAPETGGLFLRTNDPKNDRWYSRNIAQITETKQIANAAPFYVDADATPNPGGFPIGGKTMLTFPNNHLSYAITWYILAGMVVAAGWYVTRNLNAPKTASKDDPTGVQESA from the coding sequence ATGACCATTCAAAATGAAACAGCGTCCCGCAAGGGGATCCGCCCTGCGGCCATCGTCGTCATCTTCATGACAATTGTCCTGACCGGCTGCCTGCTGGCGCTCGGCACATGGCAGGTGAACCGCTTGGCGTGGAAACGCGATCTGATCGCCCATGTGGAAGAGCGTGCCCATGCCGCCCCCGTGGAAGCGCCTGTGGCCAGCGAGTGGCCCACTCTGACCGACCCGTCGCGATACGAATATCGCCGCGTTCATCTGTCTGGCACCTTCCGCCATCAGGATGAGGTTCAGATCTATACGGTCTCCGATCTCGGCCCCGGCTACTGGGTGCTGACCCCACTGCAACGCGACGATGGCTCCTCTGTCATCGTCAACCGCGGCTTCGTCCCCACCGACAAGCGTGAGCCTTCCGCACGCCCGCAAGGCGAGGTCGAAGGCCGCGTCGATGTCGTGGGCTTGATGCGTGCGCCAGAGACGGGCGGGCTGTTCCTGCGCACCAACGATCCGAAGAACGATCGCTGGTATTCGCGCAATATTGCCCAGATTACCGAGACCAAGCAGATCGCAAATGCCGCGCCCTTTTACGTCGATGCGGATGCGACACCTAATCCGGGCGGCTTCCCCATCGGTGGCAAGACCATGCTTACCTTTCCCAACAACCACCTGTCCTACGCCATCACTTGGTACATTCTGGCGGGCATGGTGGTGGCTGCGGGATGGTATGTCACGCGCAACCTCAATGCGCCGAAGACAGCCAGCAAGGACGACCCCACGGGCGTTCAAGAGAGTGCTTAA
- a CDS encoding adenosine deaminase, with amino-acid sequence MTSHLLKAEIHCHLEGAAPPVLVARQAKKYGIDSSGFLRDGAYIWTDFAEFIRCYDAVAQVFKTEEDYALLAETYLNELAGENTIYSELIISPDHGDRIGLGADAYLSGIAAGIAAAKEKTGIEARIIVTGERHFGPESVIAAAEYAARVRHPLITGFNMAGEERMGCVADYARAFDIARDAGLGLTIHAGEVCGAFSVADALDLVKPQRIGHGVRAIEDDALVARLVDLGTVLEVCPGSNIALNVYPDFESHPLKRLRDAGVRVCISSDDPPFFHTSLAQEYEIARHAFGFSDAEINAMTRTSLEAAFVDEDTRATLLATLYAQSEAA; translated from the coding sequence GTGACGTCGCATTTGTTGAAAGCAGAGATACATTGCCATCTGGAGGGTGCCGCCCCGCCTGTGCTGGTGGCACGGCAGGCAAAGAAATACGGCATAGACAGCAGCGGATTCCTGCGCGATGGCGCCTACATCTGGACGGATTTTGCCGAATTCATCCGCTGCTACGATGCCGTGGCCCAGGTCTTCAAGACCGAGGAAGATTACGCGCTTCTGGCGGAAACCTATCTGAACGAACTCGCCGGCGAAAACACCATCTACAGCGAACTCATCATTTCGCCCGATCACGGCGACCGTATCGGCCTGGGCGCGGATGCCTATCTCTCTGGGATCGCGGCAGGCATTGCGGCGGCGAAGGAAAAGACCGGCATCGAAGCGCGCATCATCGTGACAGGCGAGCGTCACTTCGGCCCCGAAAGCGTGATTGCCGCTGCCGAATACGCAGCGCGTGTCAGGCACCCGTTGATCACCGGCTTTAACATGGCAGGTGAAGAACGTATGGGCTGCGTGGCGGATTATGCCCGCGCCTTCGATATTGCCCGCGATGCCGGGCTTGGGCTCACCATCCATGCGGGCGAAGTCTGCGGCGCGTTCAGCGTGGCGGATGCCCTCGATCTCGTCAAACCGCAGCGGATCGGCCACGGCGTGCGCGCCATCGAGGACGATGCACTGGTTGCGCGGCTGGTGGACCTCGGCACGGTGCTGGAGGTTTGCCCCGGCTCCAATATTGCACTCAACGTCTACCCGGATTTTGAAAGCCACCCCTTGAAGCGCCTTCGCGATGCGGGCGTGCGTGTCTGCATCAGCTCCGACGATCCACCGTTTTTCCACACGTCGCTGGCGCAGGAATATGAGATCGCCCGCCATGCTTTCGGCTTCAGCGATGCGGAGATCAATGCCATGACCCGTACATCGCTGGAGGCCGCTTTCGTGGATGAGGACACACGCGCGACGCTGCTTGCCACGCTGTATGCGCAGTCTGAAGCAGCATAA